The Triticum aestivum cultivar Chinese Spring chromosome 7B, IWGSC CS RefSeq v2.1, whole genome shotgun sequence genome window below encodes:
- the LOC123162345 gene encoding LRR receptor-like serine/threonine-protein kinase RGI5: MAHRRARFLVVVLLVAALALRPAAALSPDGKALLSLLPTAPSPVLPSWDPSAATPCSWQGVTCSPQSRVVSLSLPNTFLNLSTLPPPLASLSSLQLLNLSTCNISGTIPPSYASLAALRVLDLSSNALYGAIPGELGALSGLQYLFLNSNRFTGAIPRSLANLSALEVLCIQDNLFNGTIPASLGALTALQQLRVGGNPGLSGPIPPSLGALSNLTVFGGAATGLSGPIPEELGNLVNLQTLALYDTGLSGPVPAALGGCVELRNLYLHMNKLSGPIPPELGRLQKITSLLLWGNALSGKIPPELSNCSALVVLDLSGNRLSGQVPGALGRLGALEQLHLSDNQLTGRIPAVLSNCSSLTALQLDKNGLSGEIPAQLGELKALQVLFLWGNALSGSIPPSLGDCTELYALDLSKNRLTGGIPDEVFGLQKLSKLLLLGNALSGPLPPSVADCVSLVRLRLGENLLAGEIPREIGKLQNLVFLDLYSNRFTGHLPAELANITVLELLDVHNNSFTGPIPPQFGALMNLEQLDLSMNNLTGEMPASFGNFSYLNKLILSRNLLTGPLPKSIQNLQKLTMLDLSNNSFSGPIPPEIGALSSLSISLDLSGNRFVGELPEEMSGLTQLQSLDLSSNGLYGSISVLGALTSLTSLNISFNNFSGAIPVTPFFKTLSSNSYTGNPSLCESYDGHICASDMVRRTTLKTVRTVILVCAVLGSITLLLVVVWILFNRSRRLEGEKATSLSAAGGNDFSYPWTFTPFQKLNFCVDSILECLKDENVIGKGCSGVVYRAEMPNGDIIAVKKLWKTTKEEPIDAFAAEIQILGHIRHRNIVKLLGYCSNKSVKLLLYNYVPNGNLQELLSENRSLDWDTRYKIAVGAAQGLSYLHHDCVPAILHRDVKCNNILLDSKYEAYLADFGLAKLMNSPNYHHAMSRIAGSYGYIAPEYGYTANITEKSDVYSYGVVLLEILSGRSAIEPMVSDSLHIVEWAKKKMGSYEPAVNILDPKLRGMPDQLVQEMLQTLGIAIFCVNPAPAERPTMKEVVAFLKEVKSPPEEWAKTSQQPLIKPSSQEA; encoded by the exons ATGGCGCACCGGCGCGCCCGGTTCTTGGTGGTGGTGCTCTTGGTGGCCGCGCTGGCGCTCCGACCGGCCGCGGCGCTGTCCCCGGACGGCAAGGCGCTGCTGTCGCTGCTcccgacggcgccgtcgccggtgcTGCCGTCCTGGGACCCGTCGGCCGCGACCCCGTGCTCGTGGCAGGGGGTCACGTGCTCGCCGCAGAGCCGGGTGGTGTCGCTCTCTCTCCCCAAcaccttcctcaacctctccaccctcccgccgccgctcgcctcgctcTCCTCGCTCCAGCTGCTCAACCTCTCCACCTGCAACATCTCAGGGACCATCCCGCCGTCCTACGCGTCCCTCGCGGCCCTCCGCGTGCTGGACCTCTCGTCGAACGCGCTCTACGGCGCCATCCCCGGCGAGCTCGGCGCGCTCTCGGGGCTCCAGTACCTGTTTCTCAACTCCAACCGCTTCACCGGCGCCATCCCGCGCTCCCTCGCAAATCTCTCCGCGCTCGAGGTGCTCTGCATCCAGGACAACCTCTTCAACGGCACCATCCCGGCGTCCCTGGGCGCGCTCACCGCGCTCCAGCAGCTCCGCGTCGGGGGCAACCCGGGGCTATCGGGACCCATCCCGCCCTCCCTCGGCGCGCTCTCCAACCTAACCGTCTTCGGCGGCGCTGCCACCGGGCTATCTGGACCCATCCCGGAGGAGCTCGGCAACCTCGTCAACCTCCAGACGCTGGCATTGTACGACACCGGCTTGTCCGGCCCCGTGCCGGCGGCGCTCGGCGGGTGCGTCGAGCTGCGCAACCTCTACCTCCACATGAACAAGCTCTCCGGACCGATACCGCCCGAGCTCGGGAGGCTACAGAAGATCACCAGCCTGCTGCTCTGGGGCAATGCCCTCTCCGGGAAGATCCCGCCGGAGCTCTCCAACTGCTCGGCATTGGTGGTGCTGGACCTGTCGGGCAACCGTCTCTCGGGCCAGGTGCCCGGGGCGCTCGGGCGTCTCGGCGCGCTCGAGCAGCTGCACCTATCGGACAACCAGCTGACGGGGCGCATACCGGCGGTGCTGAGCAACTGCAGCAGCCTCACCGCCCTGCAGCTCGATAAGAACGGCCTCTCCGGGGAGATACCGGCGCAGCTCGGGGAGCTCAAGGCGCTGCAGGTGTTGTTCCTCTGGGGCAATGCGCTGTCCGGCTCGATACCGCCGTCGCTGGGCGACTGCACCGAGCTGTACGCGCTGGACCTGTCCAAGAACCGGCTCACCGGCGGCATCCCCGACGAGGTCTTCGGACTCCAGAAGCTCAGCAAGCTGCTCCTGCTCGGCAACGCGCTGTCGGGGCCGCTTCCTCCAAGCGTGGCTGACTGCGTGTCGCTGGTCCGGCTCCGGCTCGGCGAGAACCTGCTCGCCGGCGAGATACCCAGGGAGATTGGCAAGCTGCAGAACCTGGTGTTCCTGGACCTGTACTCGAACAGGTTCACCGGACACCTCCCCGCCGAGCTCGCCAACATCACGGTGCTGGAGCTGCTCGACGTGCACAACAACAGCTTCACGGGGCCCATCCCTCCGCAGTTCGGGGCGCTCATGAACCTGGAGCAGCTTGACCTCAGCATGAACAACCTCACGGGCGAGATGCCGGCGAGCTTCGGCAACTTCAGCTACCTCAACAAGCTCATCCTCAGCAGGAACCTGCTCACCGGGCCATTGCCCAAGTCGATTCAGAACCTGCAGAAGCTGACCATGCTGGACCTGAGCAACAACAGCTTCTCCGGCCCGATACCGCCGGAGATCGGCGCACTGTCAAGCCTGAGCATCAGCCTGGACCTGAGCGGGAACAGGTTCGTCGGCGAGCTGCCGGAGGAGATGTCCGGCTTGACGCAGTTGCAGTCGCTTGACCTGTCGAGCAATGGCCTGTACGGCAGCATCTCGGTGCTCGGGGCGCTCACCAGCCTGACGTCCCTCAACATCTCGTTCAACAACTTCTCCGGCGCCATCCCCGTGACGCCATTCTTCAAGACGCTGTCGTCAAACTCCTACACCGGCAATCCCAGCCTGTGTGAGTCCTATGACGGGCACATTTGTGCGTCAGACATGGTCCGTCGGACCACACTGAAGACCGTCAGGACTGTGATCCTTGTCTGCGCCGTTTTAGGCTCGATCACTCTGCTGCTTGTCGTGGTCTGGATCCTGTTCAACAGAAGCAGGAGGCTCGAGGGCGAGAAGGCGACCAGCCTGTCGGCCGCCGGCGGCAACGACTTCTCGTACCCGTGGACGTTTACGCCATTCCAGAAGCTCAACTTCTGCGTGGACAGCATCTTGGAGTGCCTCAAGGATGAGAATGTGATCGGCAAAGGTTGCTCCGGAGTCGTGTACAGAGCTGAGATGCCCAACGGCGACATCATCGCGGTGAAGAAGCTCTGGAAGACGACCAAGGAGGAGCCGATCGACGCGTTCGCCGCCGAGATTCAGATATTGGGTCACATCAGGCACCGGAACATTGTTAAGCTGCTTGGTTACTGCTCGAACAAGTCTGTCAAGCTCTTGCTCTACAACTACGTCCCCAATGGTAACCTGCAGGAGCTCCTCAGTGAGAACAGGAGCCTGGACTGGGACACACGGTACAAGATCGCGGTCGGGGCGGCGCAGGGGCTGTCCTATCTGCACCATGACTGCGTCCCGGCGATACTCCACCGGGATGTCAAGTGCAACAACATACTGCTCGACTCCAAGTATGAGGCCTACCTGGCTGACTTTGGGCTGGCCAAGCTAATGAACTCGCCCAACTATCATCATGCCATGTCGCGCATCGCCGGTTCTTACGGATACATTGCTCCAG AGTACGGCTACACCGCGAACATCACCGAGAAGAGCGACGTGTACAGCTACGGCGTGGTGCTCCTGGAGATCCTGAGCGGGCGCAGCGCCATCGAGCCGATGGTCAGCGACAGCCTCCACATCGTGGAGTGGGCCAAGAAGAAGATGGGGAGCTACGAGCCGGCGGTGAACATCCTGGACCCCAAGCTGCGTGGCATGCCGGACCAGCTGGTCCAGGAGATGCTGCAGACACTGGGCATCGCCATCTTCTGCGTGAACCCGGCGCCGGCGGAGCGGCCGACCATGAAGGAGGTGGTGGCCTTCCTCAAGGAGGTGAAGAGCCCGCCGGAGGAGTGGGCCAAGACGTCGCAGCAGCCGCTCATCAAGCCGAGCAGCCAGGAAGCCTGA